In Prunus dulcis chromosome 2, ALMONDv2, whole genome shotgun sequence, a single genomic region encodes these proteins:
- the LOC117618879 gene encoding uncharacterized protein LOC117618879, with amino-acid sequence MSGGYYSSSNSQHDHHHHPTFPLHLCFFLLVLLTFVGFSWYINYESVLESMFDQVKLVLMVSPLLLLLVVHWLSNDDRRRVHSLIPLPEKDSLHRAGGTPWGVGFLLVFLFFMISYQSYFQERWFPLLSR; translated from the coding sequence ATGAGTGGAGGTTACTATTCTTCTTCTAATTCCCAGCAtgatcatcatcaccacccTACTTTCCCTCTGCACTTATGTTTCTTCCTTCTTGTATTGCTCACGTTTGTTGGGTTTTCATGGTACATTAACTACGAGTCTGTGCTGGAGAGCATGTTTGATCAGGTGAAACTGGTGCTCATGGTGTCTCCCTTGCTGTTGTTACTAGTGGTGCACTGGCTTTCCAACGATGACCGGAGGCGGGTGCACTCTCTCATACCCTTACCTGAAAAAGACTCCCTTCATAGGGCTGGAGGAACTCCATGGGGAGTTGGATTTCTGCttgttttcctgttttttATGATTTCTTACCAGTCTTACTTTCAAGAACGTTGGTTTCCTCTTCTAAGCAGATAG
- the LOC117618878 gene encoding protein YLS3-like isoform X2: protein MGLVRLPVVLVLLLIISISLGMAAADSAKDRDECTQQLAGMATCLPYVQGQAKTPTPDCCSGLKQVLNSNKKCLCVIIQDRNDPELDLQINVTLALGLPSVCQVPANVSKCPELLHLDPKSPEAQVFYQLERNSTQTANSSLAQSPSVEAPASAKSVGSSSSSRNKVGVLQWKERDSSWCFALMVFYLFI, encoded by the exons ATGGGATTGGTGAGACTACCAGTCGTCCTGGTCCTGCTGCTAATTATATCAATAAGCTTGGGAATGGCAGCAGCAGATTCAGCAAAAGATAGAGATGAATGCACGCAGCAGTTAGCAGGGATGGCCACGTGTCTGCCTTACGTTCAAGGCCAAGCTAAGACCCCAACACCAGACTGTTGCAGTGGTCTCAAGCAAGTCCTCAACAGCAATAAGAAGTGCCTTTGCGTTATCATTCAAGATCGCAATGATCCAGAACTGGATCTGCAGATAAATGTCACGCTTGCTTTGGGCCTGCCTTCCGTTTGCCAGGTCCCTGCTAATGTCTCAAAGTGTCCCG AACTTCTGCATTTGGATCCTAAATCACCAGAAGCTCAAGTTTTCTATCAGTTGGAAAGGAACTCTACTCAAACTGCCAACTCGAGTCTTGCTCAAAGTCCTAGTG TTGAGGCTCCCGCCAGTGCCAAAAGTGTGGGGTCAAGTTCTAGCAGCCGAAACAAAGTCGGTGTGTTGCAGTGGAAAGAAAGAGACTCGTCCTGGTGTTTTGCCTTAATGGTTTTCTACTTGTTCATCTAG
- the LOC117618878 gene encoding protein YLS3-like isoform X1, with protein MGLVRLPVVLVLLLIISISLGMAAADSAKDRDECTQQLAGMATCLPYVQGQAKTPTPDCCSGLKQVLNSNKKCLCVIIQDRNDPELDLQINVTLALGLPSVCQVPANVSKCPELLHLDPKSPEAQVFYQLERNSTQTANSSLAQSPSAVEAPASAKSVGSSSSSRNKVGVLQWKERDSSWCFALMVFYLFI; from the exons ATGGGATTGGTGAGACTACCAGTCGTCCTGGTCCTGCTGCTAATTATATCAATAAGCTTGGGAATGGCAGCAGCAGATTCAGCAAAAGATAGAGATGAATGCACGCAGCAGTTAGCAGGGATGGCCACGTGTCTGCCTTACGTTCAAGGCCAAGCTAAGACCCCAACACCAGACTGTTGCAGTGGTCTCAAGCAAGTCCTCAACAGCAATAAGAAGTGCCTTTGCGTTATCATTCAAGATCGCAATGATCCAGAACTGGATCTGCAGATAAATGTCACGCTTGCTTTGGGCCTGCCTTCCGTTTGCCAGGTCCCTGCTAATGTCTCAAAGTGTCCCG AACTTCTGCATTTGGATCCTAAATCACCAGAAGCTCAAGTTTTCTATCAGTTGGAAAGGAACTCTACTCAAACTGCCAACTCGAGTCTTGCTCAAAGTCCTAGTG CAGTTGAGGCTCCCGCCAGTGCCAAAAGTGTGGGGTCAAGTTCTAGCAGCCGAAACAAAGTCGGTGTGTTGCAGTGGAAAGAAAGAGACTCGTCCTGGTGTTTTGCCTTAATGGTTTTCTACTTGTTCATCTAG